The genomic DNA CACCCGCACCACCATCTACGAACGAGCCAACGGCACTCACTCCGAACACGCGTTCGGCACCGAGCACGATGTCGACCGCGCCGGCTACGAGGCGCTCATGCACTCGAACATGCCGATCCCCAATCCGCCCAGGCCACCGCGCGTGCGGGTCGGCGGTGACGAGTGCACTCAGCCCTACGACATCTCGCTGCTCAACGTCTCGGCGATGAGCTTCGGCTCGCTGAGCACCAACGCCATCCGAGCTCTGAACAAGGGGGCGGCGCTGGGCGGATTCGCCCACGACACCGGTGAGGGATCGATCTCGCCGTATCACCGTGAGCACGGCGGCGACCTCATCTGGGAGCTCGGCACCGGATACTTCGGCGCCCGCACCCCCGAAGGAGAATTCTCCCCCGAGACCTTCGCCGAGAAGGCGCAGGACCCGCAGGTGAAGATGGTCTCGCTCAAGCTCTCCCAGGGTGCGAAGCCGGGCATCGGCGGCGTGTTGCCTGGGCCGAAGGTCACCGAGGAGATCGCCGAGATCCGCGGCATCCCCGTCGGCCAGACCTGCATCAGCCCTCCAGGACACACGGTATTTTCGACCCCGATCGAACTGCTCGAGTTCATCCGGCAGATGCGTGAACTCTCCGGAGGCAAACCCGCCGGATTCAAACTGTGCGTCGGTTCGCGCACGGAGTTCCTCTCGATCGTCAAGGCCATGGTGGAGACCCAGATCCTGCCGGACTTCATCATCGTCGACGGCTCCGAAGGCGGCACGGGTGCTGCACCATTGGAGTTCGAGGACAATGTCGGTCTGCCTCTGACGCAGGGATTGATGATCGTCCACAACGCGCTCGTCGGCGCGGGCCTGCGGAAGAAGATCAAGGTCGGCGCCTCGGGCAAGATCGCCACCGGCACCGATATCGTCAAACGCCTCATCCAGGGCGCCGACTTCACGAACTCCGCCCGCGCGATGATGATGGCCGTCGGCTGCATCCAGGCCCAGGCCTGCCACACGGGCAAATGCCCTGTCGGCGTCGCCACACAGGATCCGCGGCGAGCGCGCGCCATCGACGTGCCCACCAAGGCCGAACGTGTGCGCAACTACCACGATGGAGTCGTCGCCGAGGCGGTCCGCCTCATGGCATCGATGGGTGCGGCCGCACCCGACGAGCTGGAGCCGACGATGCTGCGACGCAATGTCTCGGCCTCGGAATCCTGGTCCTATGCTCGCCTCTACGACTGGCTGAAGCCCGGCGAGCTCCTTGATGACACCCCCTCGGAGTGGGCCGACGACTGGGCCACGGCCCGCGCGGACACGTTCTCGATCCCCCGCGGACACAGCCGCTGAGTGAGAGGATTCCTATGACCACCCTTGTCCTTCTCCATTCGGCTCTGGGGCGGACGTCCGGGATGGACGCCATCGCCGAACGCTTCGCCCTGGCCGGATATGCCGTCCACACTCCCGACGTCTATGCGGGCAGGACCTTCGACGACGCAGAATCGGGAGTCGCCCACTCCCAGGAGGTCGGGTTCTCGACCCTCGTGGATCGGGTGAATGACGCTTGCGAGGACCTCGGCGACGATCTCGTCTTCGGCGGATTCTCCCTCGGCGCCGCGCTCGCTCAGCAGATGGGCAAGAACGATCCGCGGGCCCGCGGCGTCCTGCTCTTCCACGGCGGCGGCTTCCCCAAGCGGACCCGTTGGCAGGCGGTAGTGCCGGTGCAGGCTCATTTCGCCGTCGATGACTCCTGGCGCAGCCCGGGGACGATCGAGACGCTGATGGAGTCTGCGACGCAAGCGGGTGCGCAGGCGGAGTACTTCCTCTACCCGGGCAGCACCCACCTGTTCAGTGACCCGACCACTCCGGACTACCGCGAAGACAGCGCAGAACTGCTCTACGAACGGGCTTTGGCCTTCCTCGACCGGTTCTGAAGTCCACTTCCCGGCTCCGGGACGCCCTTGCACGCAGACCATCGGTTGCCCAGCCTCGTCCACGCTGGTGGGTGCGGCCCGCCCACGTCGCAGTCGGCCGACTCAACCCATGACGAGGCCGTTGTCGACGATGAGATTCTGACCGGTCACCGCACGCGAAGCGGGAGAGGCGAAGAACACCACTGCCGAGGCGAAGTCCTCCGGAGTCGTCACCCGTCGCAGCGCGCTGGCGGCCGCGATCTGGTCGAAGACCTCTTCGGGTGTCGCCGAGGACGCATCGGTGGTGCGCAGCAGTCCACCGGAGACCATGTTCACCCGCACCCCGGTCGGGCCGAGATCCTTCGCGAACGTCCTGGTCAGCGACAGCAGCGCCGCCTTGCCAGCCGTGTAGTCGTGGTACGGCACGACCGGGTCCTGGAACAGGTTGGTGCCGATATTGATGACACGGCCGGAACCGAGCTCACGGAAACCGTGCATCGCGGCCTGGATCGTATTGACCGCGCCCTCGACGGAACCGCGGAATTGGTCGGCGAAATCCGAATAGTCGATCTCATCGGCCGGTTGGCGCTCATCGCCGTTGAACGAAAAGTCTGCGAGAGCATTGTTGACCACAGTGGATACGGGAGAACCGAACTCGGCGGCCGCGGTTTCGAACATGGCGTCGACGGCGCGGGAGTCCGTGACATCGGCCTCGATGGCCACTGCACGCCCACCGCGAGCACGGACCGCCTCGGCGAGCTCTTCTGCAGCCTCGGCCGAGTACCGGTAGTTGATGACCAGCGCCGCACCTTCCGGCGCGAAGGCCTTGGCGATCGCAGCGCCCAGGCCGCGTCCGGACCCGGTGACGAGCACGACCTGCTCATCGAGAGGCAGAGCCTCGGAGGTGAAAGCCTGTGGGTTGCTCATCGCGTGTCTCCTTCGGACGTCGGTGGGCGGATCCTGACCCCACCATACCCACGAACCACGCGCGCCAGGACAGAGTCGCGCGCCAGCACCGAGTCGTGCGCGACGGCGCTGCAGCGCGAAACCACCGTGGTACGTGGCGATTGTTGGGTCGTTCCACGGTGATATCGCCGTTCAGAACACCGCGGATTGACCCAACAATCGTGTGATGGCCGCGTCCGCACCCCGCTCAGCAAGGAGCAAATCGCTGCGAACCGCGCGCACATGGGCCACGGAACGTGCTCTGAGCGCCATGAGTCCATAGACTGAAAAGAAGACCACCGTTTTCCATCCCCAGGAAGTCACCCTCATGAACGAGCTCGGCGCCGGCATCTCCATCGGAGTCCTCGCGGCTCTCGTCGTCTTCGTCATCTACTTCATCGGAGCGAAGCTCGGACGATGGCAGCCTAGGAACCCCGCCAGTGGAGGCGGCGCCCAGGGCGGCTACCCGGAGACTCAGGGATACGGCCAAAACCCCTACGGCCAGCCCGGCTACAACCAGTCCGGTCGCCCGTGGAGCAGCGAGGATGAGACCCGCGTTCTTCCCAGCAACGCGCAGGGCTACAACGCACAGGGCTACGCCGACGACGCCGATCTGCCGCGGGCGACGAAGAACGAACTCGCCGCCAACGTCCAGCACTCCGGCCAGATGATCGAGGCCAACCGACGGGCTGCCACCGCGGCCAACGGCGACACCGTCGCAGTGTTCACCTACATCCTCGGCGCCGCTCTCATCGCCGTCGTCGCCTTCGTGTTCTTCAACAACCTGCTGCTGCCGGCCACCATCGGCGCGCTGACAGGCGCGATCATCTGCGTGGCTCTCTCGGCGACCTACACGATCAAGCACCTGGACTTCTGGCCGGACAATGCGACGATCTCGATCATCAACCTGCTCGTCGCCCTGGCCGCGTCGATCTTCATGTACATCGGGTCCGTGCAGACGGTGCGCGACAACATCAGCCTGTCCACGATCACCGACTCGTTCGACGCCCTGCCCTTCGGCGACGGATTCTCCGCCTTCGCCGTGGCCATCGGCGACCGGGTGGTGACGTTCTTCAAGGACTTCGGCTTCTTCGGCTTCGTGTTCCTGCTGTTCATGGGCATCGGCTGCATCATCGTCTTCACCCTCGCCGCGAAGTCGCTCGTCGACGTCATGGACTGGCGGATCTTCGCCCAGTTCGGCCACAACGTCACCGATCGTCCGATGTCGTATTCGCGTGCCGTGCGCTTCCAGACGTCGAAGGTCTCGCACACTGTGACCTCGCTCGTTCTCGCCGTCATTGCTGTGCTCGCCGCCACAGGATTGCTCTATGACGGCTTCACCTGGTTCACACGCTGATGAACATCTCAGAAACCGGGCGGTAAGATAGGTCCGGAATTCCCCCGTGGTGACGCGTCAGGCGCGCGCCTCTGCGGACGATATCGACACCGACGAACGACCCGAAAAGGGATGAGTACTTCAATTGGCGAATGGCAACGCAACATTTCGGCACTCGAACGTGGCCCTGCTCGGCCTGACCGAGACCCTGGCCCCGAACGAAGTGACCTCGCAGGAATTCGACGACCGCCTCGCCGATACGCTGTTATCTCTCAAACTGCCGCAGGGTCTGCTCCAACGCGTCGCCGGTGTGTACGCCCGCCGAAACTGGGATGAGCCCCACCAATTCGCCGATGGTGCGATCGCGGCCGGAAAGAAGGCTCTCGCCGAGGCGGGGGTCCCTCCCGACGCCATCGGACTGATGGTCAACACATCGGTGACCCGTGAGCACCTGGAACCGTCCGTGGCCGTCGGCGTCCACGCCGGCATCGGGCTCGGCCCGCAGGCGATGAACTTCGACATCGCCAACGCCTGCCTCGGATTCGTCAACGGAATGACCCTGGCCGCGAACATGATCGACGCCGGGCAGATCGAATACGCCCTCATCGTCGCCGGCGAAGACGCCTCCCGCGTCCAGGACGCGACGCTGCGCCGCCTCAACCGTCCGGAGATCACCCGCGAGGAGTACCTCAACGAATTCGCGTCCCTGACGCTGGGCTCGGGTGCCGCTGCCGCCGTCCTCGGCCCCGCCGACAAACACCCGGAAGGCCACCGCATCCTCGGCGGCATCACCCGGGCCGCCACCCAGCATCACGCACTGTGCGTCGGTGACCACAACGGCATGTTCACCGACACCAAGGGGCTGCTCTCCGGTGGGATGGAACTCGTCGTCGCCGCGTGGGAGGAAGCCCACGAGTCCGGCTGGGACTGGAAGGAGATGGACCGCTACGTCATGCACCAGGTCTCCGATGTGCACACGAACTCCATCACGAAAGCCGCGAACCTCGACCCTGATCGGATCCCCACGACCTACCAGGAGCTGGGCAACGTCGGCCCCGCCTCCCTGCCCATCACGCTTGCCCGTGAGGCCGATTCGCTCAACCCCGGCGACCGCATCCTGTGCATGGGTGTCGGCTCCGGCCTCAACACCGCCATGACCGAGATCGAGTGGTAGAGACTTCATGAGATTTCCTGCACGGCCGGCCACGACTCCCCCGCAGCTGCCCGAGTGGGACCCCGCCTGGTCCCGAATCGTCGAGGCGGAAACCTCCGATGGGACGCACACGTTCCATGTGCTCGACACACTGCCCGCCCTGACCGCTGCCGGGGTGGAGCCGGCGGGCACGATCGTCGCCCTCCACGGCAACCCGACCTGGTCGTATCTGTGGCGCAGGCTGGCGCAGGCCACCATCGATGCCGCGCCGTCCGGCGGCCGCGCCTGGCGGCTCATCGCCCCCGACCAGCTCGAGATGGGCTTCTCCGAACGGATCGCCCACGAGTCGATGCCGACCCCGAAATCCGATGAGGTGCGCCGCATCGCCGATCGCATCAACGATTTCGATGCGGTCGTCTCAAACCTGTTCGCCGAGGTGGCCGGCAGTGCCGCACGAACCGCAGGTTCCGGCAGCCACCCGATCGTGACGATCGGCCATGACTGGGGCGGCGTGCTCTCGCTCGGCTGGGCTTCCCGCAACACCGATATCGTGTCCGCGGCCATCAGCCTCAACACGGCCGTCCACCAGCCCGAGGATGCCCCGGTGCCCGCGCCGCTGCGTGCGACTCTGGCCGGGCCGATGCTGCCGACGGCCACCGTCCTCACCGATTGGTTCCTGCGCGTGACGCTGAACCTCGGCGACCTCGATGCCGAGACCAAGGCCGCGTTCAACGCCCCGTACCAGTCCGCGCAGGAGCGGTGGGCGATCGGCAACTTCGTCGCCGACATCCCCGTCGATGCGAACCACCCGTCGGATCCCGAGCTGCAGCGCATCG from Brevibacterium sp. JSBI002 includes the following:
- a CDS encoding FMN-binding glutamate synthase family protein; the protein is MKRQFPIVRMVTGESAGKQIAGAAAAASALGLGALAAWDLTQKKHSILRNYPIAGHARFLLESIRPEIQQYFIERNWDGRPFNRDTRTTIYERANGTHSEHAFGTEHDVDRAGYEALMHSNMPIPNPPRPPRVRVGGDECTQPYDISLLNVSAMSFGSLSTNAIRALNKGAALGGFAHDTGEGSISPYHREHGGDLIWELGTGYFGARTPEGEFSPETFAEKAQDPQVKMVSLKLSQGAKPGIGGVLPGPKVTEEIAEIRGIPVGQTCISPPGHTVFSTPIELLEFIRQMRELSGGKPAGFKLCVGSRTEFLSIVKAMVETQILPDFIIVDGSEGGTGAAPLEFEDNVGLPLTQGLMIVHNALVGAGLRKKIKVGASGKIATGTDIVKRLIQGADFTNSARAMMMAVGCIQAQACHTGKCPVGVATQDPRRARAIDVPTKAERVRNYHDGVVAEAVRLMASMGAAAPDELEPTMLRRNVSASESWSYARLYDWLKPGELLDDTPSEWADDWATARADTFSIPRGHSR
- a CDS encoding dienelactone hydrolase family protein, whose translation is MTTLVLLHSALGRTSGMDAIAERFALAGYAVHTPDVYAGRTFDDAESGVAHSQEVGFSTLVDRVNDACEDLGDDLVFGGFSLGAALAQQMGKNDPRARGVLLFHGGGFPKRTRWQAVVPVQAHFAVDDSWRSPGTIETLMESATQAGAQAEYFLYPGSTHLFSDPTTPDYREDSAELLYERALAFLDRF
- a CDS encoding 3-oxoacyl-ACP reductase; translated protein: MSNPQAFTSEALPLDEQVVLVTGSGRGLGAAIAKAFAPEGAALVINYRYSAEAAEELAEAVRARGGRAVAIEADVTDSRAVDAMFETAAAEFGSPVSTVVNNALADFSFNGDERQPADEIDYSDFADQFRGSVEGAVNTIQAAMHGFRELGSGRVINIGTNLFQDPVVPYHDYTAGKAALLSLTRTFAKDLGPTGVRVNMVSGGLLRTTDASSATPEEVFDQIAAASALRRVTTPEDFASAVVFFASPASRAVTGQNLIVDNGLVMG
- a CDS encoding 3-oxoacyl-ACP synthase III — its product is MANGNATFRHSNVALLGLTETLAPNEVTSQEFDDRLADTLLSLKLPQGLLQRVAGVYARRNWDEPHQFADGAIAAGKKALAEAGVPPDAIGLMVNTSVTREHLEPSVAVGVHAGIGLGPQAMNFDIANACLGFVNGMTLAANMIDAGQIEYALIVAGEDASRVQDATLRRLNRPEITREEYLNEFASLTLGSGAAAAVLGPADKHPEGHRILGGITRAATQHHALCVGDHNGMFTDTKGLLSGGMELVVAAWEEAHESGWDWKEMDRYVMHQVSDVHTNSITKAANLDPDRIPTTYQELGNVGPASLPITLAREADSLNPGDRILCMGVGSGLNTAMTEIEW